In Rhineura floridana isolate rRhiFlo1 chromosome 1, rRhiFlo1.hap2, whole genome shotgun sequence, the following proteins share a genomic window:
- the LOC133376226 gene encoding proto-oncogene Mas-like yields MQRRTVMSNSTLELLFSLDAAGEDYETHNETGFPNTIYFCFYLNDIGVIFTAFISVISLFGLMGNGTVIWFLGFRMKRNPFTFILNLAVSDLGVLIFTILLRIIICESVHFSHSVYWLGLFCLHVFFFMYFTGQYLLTAISIDRCVSVLFPIWHQCHRPSGLSTVVCAIIWIFCFLLCLIYFTLEIMRIADIVVFQFLITGGVCFPLMTISTLVLFIKVCFRSQQRRQGKVLRAILLALLFFALPFNFMYLFGRDSFFLNVGFVCSCLNSSVNQLINFLVGRKKNTRSRESMKVILQRLFKEEKDC; encoded by the coding sequence ATGCAGAGACGGACCGTGATGAGCAATTCTACCCTGGAATTGCTGTTTTCTTTGGATGCTGCAGGGGAAGACTATGAAACACACAATGAAACTGGCTTCCCAAATACaatctatttttgtttttatttaaatgataTAGGAGTTATTTTCACTGCCTTTATTTCAGTTATTAGCCTTTTTGGACTTATGGGGAATGGAACTGTCATCTGGTTTCTTGGATTTCGCATGAAAAGGAATCCTTTCACCTTCATCCTGAATTTGGCTGTCTCTGACCTTGGGGTCCTCATATTTACAATTCTTTTGAGAATAATAATATGTGAATCTGTGCATTTTTCTCATTCTGTTTATTGGTTAGGGCTGTTCTGTCTCCATGTTTTTTTCTTCATGTACTTCACTGGTCAATATCTGTTGACAGCCATCAGCATTGACAGGTGTGTTTCTGTCCTCTTCCCAATTTGGCATCAATGCCACCGCCCATCAGGTTTGTCCACCGTTGTGTGTGCCATAATATGGATCTTTTGTTTCCTGCTCTGTCTAATTTATTTCACTCTTGAAATTATGCGCATTGCAGATATTGTAGTGTTTCAGTTTCTGATTACTGGCGGGGTTTGCTTCCCCCTCATGACTATCTCCACTCTAGTCCTGTTCATCAAAGTTTGCTTTAGATCACAACAGAGAAGGCAGGGAAAGGTTTTAAGAGCCATTCTGCTTGCACTCCTCTTCTTCGCTCTCCCATTCAATTTCATGTATTTATTCGGCAGAGAttcattttttcttaatgttggtttcgtatgcagctgtttaaacagCAGTGTCAACCAGCTAATTAATTTCCTGGTTGGGAGAAAGAAGAATACTCGATCTAGGGAGAGCATGAAGGTCATCCTGCAGAGACTTTTCAAGGAGGAGAAAGATTGCTGA
- the LOC133377654 gene encoding proto-oncogene Mas-like: MYKCSYKNIKLIFSSLLNRTVILGLVGNGIVIWFLSFILKKNPITTYILNLAVADSCVLVSVTVSVTDKTETLVVVFYSTHVTSLYLLTAISSERCLSVVFPIWYRCHRLEHISPIVCALIWTVSSLLIGIQVFLFSTEYSDKISQVISIINLLICLPVVLICTVILFIKVCCSLHRHQQGKFFTALLLTLLSFLIFGVPLSATITLHYFNFIPFDDNEVTICIICALMNSSVNPFIYFLTGRKNTHQCREALKMLLERVFSDKVDCREDQSLPAITSSMMMTS; the protein is encoded by the exons ATGTATAAATGctcatataaaaatataaaactaaTTTTCTCTTCCTTACTAAACAGAA CAGTCATACTTGGTCTGGTGGGGAATGGAATTGTCATCTGGTTTCTCAGCTTCATCCTTAAGAAGAATCCCATCACCACCTACATCTTGAACCTGGCCGTAGCCGATTCATGTGTCCTTGTTTCTGTAACAGTTTCTGtaacagacaagactgagacact TGTTGTGGTGTTTTATTCCACACACGTCACTAGCCTATATCTACTGACAGCCATCAGCTCTGAGCGGTGTCTCTCTGTTGTCTTCCCAATCTGGTACCGATGCCACCGTCTGGAACACATTTCTCCAATTGTTTGTGCATTAATATGGACAGTGTCCAGCCTGCTCATTGGAATCCAGGTTTTTCTCTTTTCAACTGAATACTCTGACAAAATTTCTCAAGTCATTAGTATTATCAACCTCCTAATTTGTCTGCCTGTTGTACTAATCTGTACTGTGATCCTGTTCATCAAGGTCTGCTGTAGCTTACATCGACATCAACAAGGAAAGTTCTTCACCGCCCTCCTGCTTACGCTTCTTTCCTTCCTCATTTTCGGTGTACCGCTCAGTGCCACGATAACCCTtcactattttaattttattcctTTTGATGACAATGAAGTGACAATTTGTATAATATGTGCTCTTATGAACAGCAGTGTTAATCCATTCATTTATTTCCTAACCGGGAGGAAAAACACACATCAGTGCAGAGAAGCCTTGAAGATGCTGCTTGAAAGAGTCTTTAGTGACAAAGTTGATTGCAGAGAAGATCAGAGTCTTCCAGCCATCACCAGTTCAATGATGATGACTTCTTAA